In the genome of Acidimicrobiia bacterium, the window TTCACCATGCGCGTCGTCTTGGCTTCGATCTCGGCCTTCGAGTCCTCGTCGCAGGTGATCGCACCGCGCAGCGCCTGGAGCTTCACGACGAGCGAGGTTAGCCGGGGCCTCCCTTGCCGCTCTTCCCATTGGCCTTGTGAGTGGCGGGCCGCGGCGTGGTTGCCTCGTACAACGCGCGCACCTCGCTCGGTTTCAACGCGCGCCACTCCCCCGGCGCGAGACCACGATCGGCAACCGGTCCGATGCGGGTGCGCACGAGCCGGATCACCGGGTGACCGATCGCGTCGAACATGCGCCGGACCTGGCGGTTCCGGCCCTCGTGGATGGCGACCTCGACAGCCGCGCTCGTGGCGCGGCGCTGCACAACACGCACGGTTGCCGGCGCGGTCATGCCGTCGTCGAGCTCGATACCATCGCGCAGCGCCCCCAGTGCCCCCGGCGCCGGCACACCTTCGACTTCGGCGAGGTACGTCTTCAGCACACCGTGGCTCGGGTGCGTGAGGAGCTGCGTGAGCTCACCGTCGTTGGTGAGCACGAGCAAGCCCGTCGTATCGTTGTCGAGGCGTCCGACCGGGAACACGCGCCGCTCGGTCGGCACGAGATCGAGCACGGTCGTGCGTCCCTGCGGATCGGTCGCAGTGGTCACCACGCCCACGGGCTTGTTCAGCAGGTAGTAGACGAAGTCGTCTCGCACTACGACGGCAACCCCGTCGAGCTCGATGCGCTGTCTCCGCGGATCGGCGCGCGCGCCCAGACGCGCGAGCTCGCCGTCGACAGTGACGCGACCCGCGGAGATGAGCTCCTCGCACGCGCGCCGCGAACCGAAGCCGGCGCGCGCCAGGAGCTTCTGCAACCGTTCCGGTTCGGACTCCTGCGCCACGTCAGTCCGTGGTGGCGGCGTCGCTCGCGCGGTCTTCGTGGAGCGGGTCCTCGAGCCGAGGGTCTTCGCTCAGGTGAAGACCGCGCTCGAGGGCTTCGACGACCGACGCGTCGGGCACGAAGTCACCGAGCGAGGGCAGGTCGGCGAGCGAGTCGAGACCCAGGCGCTCGAGGAACGACACCGTGGTGCCGTAGAGCACCGCGGTGCCCGGGCCGGGATCGCGCCCGACTTCTTCCACGTAGCCGCGCTGCAACAGCGTGTGCAATGTGGCTTCGACGTTGACACCGCGGATCGCCGAGATCTGCCCGCGTGAGATTGGCTGCTTGTATGCGACGATGGCGAGCGTCTCCAGCGCCGGGGCCGACAGCCGCGCGTGGCGGGCGTCGAGCACGAAGCGCTCCACGTAGGGCGCGAGATCGGGATGCGTCTGGTACCGGTAGCCGCCCGCGACTCGCACGAGCACGAAACCGCGGCACGACTCCTCGTACTCCCGCGCGAGCTCGTCGCAGAGTGCTTCCACCCGCACGACCGACAACTCGACGAGCTGCGCGAGCAACCGCGGCTCCACCGGCTCCGTAGCCGCGAGCACCACTGCCTCGATCGCGCGCTTCGCCTCGAGCTCGCTCATGCGCGGACCTCGACCGGAGTGTCGTTCCAGTCGTCGAGGCTGGCCGCGTCGAGCGCGATCTCACTGGGACGGAGACGGCGCACGAGCAGTTCGCCGAAGTTCGTGAACTGCGTGAGCTCGACGACGCCCTGCTTGTAGAGCTCGAGCACCGCGAGGAAGCGCACGACGAACTCGAGGCGACTGGGTACGCCGGCGACAACGGCGCGGAAGCTCATGGGCTCGGACTGCGGCAACAACCGGAGCACGGTGTCGACGGCATCGCGAACGCTGGCGCGTACTGGGGCAATGTGCTCGGTGTCGACGATCACGGGTGGTACCGCCGTGAACACACGGAGAGCAGCCGCGCGTAACGCGGCGGGTCGGACCCGCTCCAGCGGATCGGGTTCGAGGAATCGATATGGCTCTTCAGGACCGGCGCGCCTCGGCACGCTGCGCTCGGCGCGGCGGATGCGCGCCTCGAACGCCGCAGCGGCGTCCTTGAACGTCTTGCACTCGAGCAGTCGGGCGAGCAGCAGATCGCGCTCCTCGAAGCGCAGCAGCTCTTCGTCGAGCTCGACGTCTTCGAGGCCGGGCAGGAGGCGCCGCGCCTTGAGCTCGACGAGGGTGGCGGCGATCAGGAGGAACTCGGTCGCGACGTCGAGGTCGAGGGCCGGCTCAGTGCCTGAACGGAGATCCTGCCCGATCCCGTTCATCGCGATATCGAGCTCGGTGAGGTACGAATCGACGATCGCGGAGAGCGACACCTCCCACAGCTCCACCTCTTCGCGGAGAATGAGGTGCAGCAGCAGGTCGAACGGCCCTTCGTACACGGGCGTGTGGACCTCGTACGGCATCGGACACCACCCTACCGGCGGCAAATACCCGCGCCGTGCCATCTCCGATGACCGGTAGTGTCACGGCCCGTGCCGCGCGTCTTCTCGGGGATCCAGCCGACCGGCGAGGTTCATCTCGGCAACTATCTGGGTGCGGTACGCCACTGGGTCGCCGCGCTCGACGACGCCGATTCCCCCGACCAGGCCCTCTACTGCGTGGTCGACCTGCACGCGATGACGCTCCCCTACGACGCCGCGACGTTCGCAGAACGGACGCGGCGGACGGTCGCCTTCCTCGTCGCCGCCGGCCTCGACCCCGCCCGCTGCACCCTCTTCGTGCAGAGCCACGTGGCCGCGCACACCGAGCTCACCTGGATCCTGAACTGTGTCGCGACCTTCGGTGAGCTCCGCCGGATGACGCAGTTCAAGGAGAAGTCGGCCCGAGGCAGTGGGGCAAGTCGGGAGTCCGTGAGCGTCGGGCTGTTCGACTACCCCGTGCTCATGGCGGCCGACATCGTCGCCTACGACACCGACCGGGTCCCGGTGGGCGACGACCAACGCCAACATCTCGAGCTCGCACGCGACGTGGCCATGCGGTTCAACCACCGCTTCGGTCCCACGCTGGTGGTGCCCGAACCAGCCATCCCGTCGGTGGGCGCGCGCATCATGGACCTCCAGCAGCCCACCGCGAAGATGGCGAAGTCGGCCGACTCGCCCCAGGGCTCGTTGCCGCTGCTCGACGACCCTGCCGCGCTGGTCAGACGCATCAAGAGCGCGGTGACCGACTCGGGCAGCGATGTGCGCTTCGACCCCGTCGAGAAGCCCGGCGTGTCGAACCTGCTGCAGATCCTGGCGGCGACGAGCGATCGCGAGATCCCCGTCGTGGAAGCCGAGTACGCGGGCGGAGGGTACGGCGCCCTGAAGGCGGCGGTGGCCGACGCAGTATTGGAGTTGGTCCGCCCGCTGCAGGCGCGCTACGCCGAGCTCGAGCGGGACGCCGCCGAGGTCGACCGGATCGTCGCGGCGGGCGCGGCCCGCGCGGAAGAGATGTCGGCACCGGTCGTCGCGCGAGTCCGTGACGCCGTGGGGCTCCTGCCGCCATCTCGCCCATGAGCTCGCGCCTGAACGATGGGTCGCTCGCTGCGAATCGGGGATACCCCAATTCGCGCACGCTCGCTCCTGACGAGGCGGGTTAGTCGTCGTCGGCGGCAGCGAGGGCCACGACGACGGGTTCGGGGATGGTGAGCGTGTCCCAGGTTGTGGGGTCGTGGTGCCCGGCCGCCCACTGCGCAGCCTCTTCGGGACCGCCCAGGAGGCGGATCCGGTCGGCGCCGAGCTCCGGGTGCCGCAGGTAGAGACCGACGCGTCGCGTGAACCCGCTGCGCTCGGACCACGCGTCAGCCATCCCGGGGCCACCCGCCGCGCCGGAGACCGTTGCCACGACGCGCCCGTACACACCGAGGCGCGCGTCGAGCTTGCCGATGTCGTGCAGCAGGGCAGCCGCCACCCAACGCGGATCGTCTGCGTAGGGAGTGCCCGCGAGCTGTGACTCGACCTCGCGCGCGACGCGCACCGTGTGCCGGCGGTCGTGAGCAGGCTGGAGCCTCCACTGCGCGTACGCGGCGGGGGTGAGCACCGACTCCACCCACTCGACATCCTCCGCACGCGCGGGACGGGGCCACAGCGCGCGCACGAAGCGCCCCGACAGGTGCAGCAGCTTCACGCGAAGACGAAGCGCGTGAGCTGGTCGGCGAAGGGGGCAAGGATCCGGCCCGCGAACCCGGTGGTGAACACGAGGATGAAGAGTACGAGGAAGCCGTAGGGCCGGAACTTGTACCAGCCCGGCAGCCAGGTCTCCGGGAGGACCCGTTCGATCAGCGCCGAGCCGTCGAGCGGTGGGATCGGCACGAGGTTGAAGATCCCGAGGAACAGGTTCACGAGTGCGAACGAGAAGAGGATCTGGATACCGAGCGGCAGGTCGTTGAAGAAGCTCACGGGGGTGGTGTAGAGCGCCTTGGCCGCGAGTGCGGCGACGGCCATCAGCAAGAAGTTCGTGATCGGCCCGGCGAGGCTCACGAAGACCATGTCGCGGCGCGGGTCGCGCATCCGGTTGGGGTTCACCGGCACCGGCTTCGCCCACGCGAGTACCGGCACGCCGATCAATGCACCCATCGCCGGCATGACGATCGATCCGACCGGGTCGATGTGCGGGATCGGGTTCAGCGTGAGACGGCCGGCCCGCTTCGCAGTGTCGTCGCCGAACCACGACGCGACCAGACCGTGGCTGACCTCGTGGAGGATCACCGCGACGATCAGGCAGGCGAAGAAGATCACCGCCTGCTCGAAGTCGGTGTTCACGCGGTGGCGCTCAGCGTCGCTGTGAGACGCAGTTGATGCAGAAGCGCGCCGCGGGCATCGCCTCGAGGCGGGCTTCGGAGATGCGCTGGTGGCAGTTCTCGCACTCGCTGTAGGTGCCGGCATCGAACTTGACGAGCGCGTCCTCGATCTCCTTGAGGGTCTCGTCGAGCTGACCGGCGAGCGCCTCCACCTCACCGCGCTCGGCGGTGACCTGGCCCGAATCGGCGAAGTTCTCGTCGAAGTCGAGCGCCGCGCCAGAGCCGCGACCCAGCCTCTGGAGCTGGTCGCGGAGGCGGTCGCGCTCCTCCTGGAGCTGGTCGCGCAGCACCGCGTGGGTCGTGTCGGCCATGTGACGATATTACCTACTCGATGGGCTCGCTCACTATGGGCCGCGAGCGCAGACCCCCGCGAGCGGACAGCTACCTCTTTGCGCGGGGGTGGGCGAGGTCGTAGACGGCCCGCAGGCGCTCAGGGGAGACCCGGGTGTACACCTGGGTGGTCGAAAGGCTCGCGTGGCCGAGCAGCTCCTGCACGACGCGGATGTCGGCCCCGTGGTCGAGCATGTGCGTCGCGCACGAGTGGCGGAGCACGTGCGGGAAGAGCCGGTCGCCGAGGCCCGCACGGTCACCGGCCGCCCGCACGATCAGCCACGCGCCCTGGCGCGTGAGTTGGCCACCGCGCGCGTTGAGGAACACCGCGTCCCCCGCGCGCTTGGTCCGGCTCGTCGAGATTCGGCGCTCCAATTCGGGACGCCCGTGTCGGAGATAGTCGTCGAGCGCGGCCCTCGCGGTGCGGCCGAGCGGGACGACGCGCTCCTTGCTGCCCTTGCCGAGCACGCGGACGATGCCGTCGCGGAGATCGAGGTCGCCGACGTCGAGCCCGACGAGCTCGCTGATGCGCAGACCGCCGGCGTAGAGCGTCTCGAGGATCGCGCGGTCGCGTCGCGCGCGCGGGTCGCCGCCCGGCACGGCTGCCAGCAGCGCCTCAACCTCTGGCTCGCTGAGCGCCTTCGGGATCCCCTGTGGTACCCGAGGACCCCCGATCTCCTCACTCGGGTCGGAGAGTACGAGCCCTTCCTCGACGCAGAACCGGTGGAACGAGCGCACCGCGGCCACGGCTCGGGCGATCGAGGAGGGCGCGTACCGCGGGTGGCCGTCGTCGTCACACGCGTTGCGGAGGTCCTCCACATAGGCGGCGACCATTGCTTCGCTCACCGCGCCGGGGTCGGTCTGCCCGCGGCGGCGCAGGTAGCCGGCGTAGCGGCGGAGGTCGCGGCGGTAGGCGGCAAGTGAGTTCGGCGCCAGCCCTCGTTCGACACGCAGCCAGGTGTCGTACTCCGCGAGCAGGTCCGCCAGCGCGTCAGCGTCGGTCGTTGTGCTCACTACTCGCTCGGCCGCTCAGGCACGGAGCCGGTTTTCCGTTCAGGCACGGAGCCGGCGAGCGCCTGACGCGCGAGCAGCAGACCGATGATGCTCTTGGCGTCGACGAGCTCGCCTGACGCGATCAGCATCTCGACGTCGGACAGCGCAACCAGCTCGACGGTCATCGCCTCCTCTTCGGCGCTCACCGCGGCGCGCTCGCACGCTTCGAGGTCGGTGGCGAGGAAGACGTAGGTGTACTCGTCGGTGAACCCGGGCGAGTTGAAGAACTCGCAGAGGAGCCGGAGACGGCCCGCGCGACGGCCGATCTCTTCCTCGAGCTCACGAGCCGCGGTGACGTCGGGTGGCTCGCCGGCCACGTCGCGCTTCCCGGCGGGCACCTCGAGCAGGTCACGGCCCGCCGCGGCGCGGTACTGGCGGACGAGCAATGCGCTGCCGTCGACATCGACCGGCACCACGACGACCGCGCCCGGATGGAGGACGACGTGCCGGTCGAATTCTTCGTCGTCGGGTCCGGCCACGCGCAAGCGCTCGACGGTCAGGAACCCGGCCTCGCACAAGGTCGTGCGCGCGACGACGCGGAACATCTCGGTTAGACCGCGGCAGTCGGGTCGCCGACCTCCAGCACTTCGGTGTCGATCGTGATCGGCAGCCTCGGGAAGCGACCCTCCGCGCGTTCGAGCGCGGCGCGCACGAACGCCGCGAACAGAGGATGCGGCCGGTCGGGACGGCTCTTGAACTCGGGGTGCGCCTGCGTGGCCACGAAGAACGGGTGGTCGGGCAGCTCGATGAACTCGACGAGGCGGTCGTCGGGCGACAAGCCCGAGCACACCATGCCCGCTTCCTCGAGCTTGGCGCGGTAGCGGTTGTTCACCTCGTAGCGGTGGCGGTGGCGCTCGTAGACGAGCTCTTCGCCGTAAACCTTCTGCACGACCGAGCCGGGCACCAGCTTCGCCGGGTAGGTGCCGAGGCGCATCGTGCCGCCCTTGTCGACCACGTCGCGCTGCTCGTCCATCAGGTCGATCACCGGATACGGCGTGTGCGGCTCGAACTCGCTCGAGTGGGCTCCGGCGAGGCCGCACACGTCGCGTGCGAACTCGATCACCGCACAGTGCAACCCGAGACAGAGGCCGAGGAACGGGATGCCCTGCTCGCGCGCGAAACCGGCGGCGGCGATCTTGCCTTCGATGCCGCGGATGCCGAATCCGCCCGGGATCACGATCGCGTCGAGCCCGCCGAGACGGCCCTCGGCGAGCAGACCCTCGGTGTCGTCGGACGCGATCCAGTCGATCTCCACCTGCGCGCCGCAATCGAAGCCGCCGTGCTTCAATGCCTCGACGACCGACAGGTAGGCATCGGGCAGGTTCACGTACTTGCCGACCAGTCCGATGCGCACGGGCTGGCGCGCCGCTTCGACGCGCGCGACGAGCTGGCGCCAATCGTCGAGGTCGGGCTCGTGCTCCGTGAGCTGGAGCACCCGGCAGACATAGTCGTCGAGCCCTTCGTCGTGCAGGACCAGCGGGATCTCGTAGAGCGTCGGCGCGTCGACGCACGACACGATGCCCTCCTCGGGCACGTCGCAGAGGCTCGAGATCTTCTGCTTGAGCTCCCAGGGGATCGGCCGGTCGGAGCGGCACACGATCGCGTCGGGCTGGATGCCGCGACCACGCAGCTCGGTGACGGAGTGCTGCGTGAGCTTGGTCTTCTGCTCCCCTGCCGGCGCGATGTAGGGAACGAGCGTGACGTGGACGTAGAAGACGTTGTCGCGCCCGACATCCTTGCGGAATTGCCGGATCGCCTCGAGGAACGGGAGGATCTCGATGTCGCCGACGGTGCCGCCGATCTCGGTGATCACGACGTCGACATCGTCGTCGGCCGCGAGCGCGCGGATGCGCTGCTTGATCTCGTTGGTGATGTGCGGGATCACCTGCACGGTGTGGCCGAGGTAGTCGCCGCGGCGCTCCTTGGCGAGCACGTCCTGGTAGATCGAACCGGTGGTCGCGTTCGAGCGGCGGGACAGCGGCACGTCGACGAAGCGCTCGTAGTGACCGAGGTCGAGGTCGGTCTCGCCGCCGTCGTCGGTAACGAACACCTCGCCGTGCTGGAAGGGGTTCATGGTGCCGGGGTCGACGTTGATGTAGGGGTCGAGCTTCTGCATCGTGACCCGGAGACCCCGGGCCTTGAGGAGCCGTCCGAGCGAGGACGACGTGAGCCCCTTCCCGAGGCTCGATGCCACACCACCAGTCACGAAGATGTGCTTCGCCAAGACCTGCAATCTCCCGTGGGACGACGCGAAAAGCGACTCCTGGCGACCGTACCATGCGGCTCCCCGAACGTCGCGCACCGCTACCGTGCCCCCGATGACGGCCACCGCAACGCCCAGCGCAGCGGTCGCGACACGCTCGGCGCTCCCCACCTACCTCGTCGCCGCCGAAGCGGTGCTCGCGGCCGTTCTCATGTCGTACACCCTCGGCCGGCAGAGCCTCTGGTTCGACGAGACCGCGACCGCCGCACTCGTGCACCGCAGCCTGTGGTCGGCGATTCGGTATGCGGTCGCGAACGAGCCCATGACCAGTCTCTATCTGCTGGTGCTGCGGACCTGGAGCCTGCCGTTCGGTGAGAGCGAAGTTGCGCTGCGCAGCTTCTCGGTGATCTTCGGTGTCGCGCTCGTCCCGGCGATGTACGCGCTCACGGCACGCCTCTTCACCGACCGGACCGCACTCGTCGCCGGCCTGCTCACCGCGGTCAGCGCTACGGTCGTGGCCGAGGCTCAGCAGGCGCGGCAATACGCGCTCGTGTTGCTCCTCGTTGCACTCGCGACGCTGTGCTTCGTTCGCGCGGTGGAGATCGGTACCCAGCAGAGCTGGTTGCTGTACGCGCTGGTCGCTGCGGTCGCGGTCTACGCGCAGATCCTCGTGCTGTTCGTGGTCGCGGGTCACGCGCTGTCCCTCCTCGCCCTCCAGAAGTCGGACGTCCGGTGGCGGTCGGTGCTGGTCGCGGCGGGCGGCTTCACCCTCGCCATGATCCCGCTCTTCGCGGCAATCCTGCGTCGCGGGGGCAGCGGGCTCGACTGGATCAAACCCGTCACATGGGCGCGTGTGCAGCACACGTTCGAGATGTTCGCGGGCGGTACGGGCTACTTGCTACTCGCAGCGCTCGTCGCGTGCGCGTTCGCGTTCCGCGCCGCGCTGCGTACCTGGGCACACTCCGGACGCGGGATCGACGCCTGGCGGTACACCCTGCTGATCACGTGGCTCTTCGTTCCGATGATCGGCATTCTCCTCGTCTCGTTCGTGCGACCGCTGTTCGTGAACCGCTACATGATCGGCGCGCTCCCCGCGTTCGTGATCCTCACCGCGGCGGGGATCACCGCGATGCGGCCACGGCAACTCGCCGCCGGATACCTCGTCGCGCTCGTCGTACTGAGCGCTGTGGTGCTGGTGGACTGGCTCGGGTCGGACACGACAACCGCACACACGGGCGTGCCGCGGGAAGACTGGCGCGGCGCGGTGACATACGTGCTGGCGCATGCGGGCAGCGGCGACGCCGTCGTCGTGCAACCCCGCCACCTGGAGACTGCGTGGGAGTACTACTTCCGACGGCACGGCTCGCCTCGCGACGCGCCTGTGCTGGCGCTGGGTGGTCCGTTCGAAGACTTCGCCGACGATCAGCGGGTGCGTTCGATCTCGGAGCGTCACGATCGCGTGTGGCTCGTGATGAGCCACCTCAACAGCAAGGAGCGGCGCCACGTGCTCGCGAACTTCGGTGCGCGCTACGACCACGCCGCGAGGCACCGGTTCACGGGTCGAATCGACGTGCTCCGCCACGACGCGCGTGACTAGGCGGCACTGGCGGATCGACGCGCTCGTCCTCGGGCTGGTCGCGCTGGTGCTCCGGCTTCCCGCGCTCTTCGCCACACGGTCGCTGGTGTTCGACGACGGCGTGTTCGCGTCGTCGGCGCTCGCGATGCGCACAGGTGGGCAACCGTTCCGCGACATCTTCTCGAGCCAGGGCCCCGTGTTCCTGCCGCTGGTGTGGCTTGCCGATCTTCTCGGGTTCCGCACGCTCGACGCGCCGCGCCTGCTCACCGTCGCGTCCGGAGTGCTGCTGACCATCGCGGTCTACTCGTGCGCCCGCCGCGTCACGTCGCGGGGCCACGCCCTGCTCGCGGCCGGACTGGTCACCACGAGCGGCTCCGTGCTCTGGGTCACGGGTCCCGTGAACGCCGACGGTCCGTCGATGGCCCTGTCGGTGCTCGCGATCGCGCTGGCGCTCCGCTCGCTCGACCATGTCGATCCCGGTGGCAAGTGGAACGCGGTGTGGGTGGGACTCGCCGGCGGCGCGGCCGCGTCGATCAAGGCACTTTCGGTGCCCGCGGTGGTGATCGCGGGCGTGGTGCTGCTGCTCTGGCGGCGCCGCGTGTGGGACGCCGCGCTCGCGGCCGCCGTGGCGATCGGCGTGTACCTGGTGACCGCGCTGCCGTGGGGGCTCAGCCGCGTGTGGGACCAGTCGTTCACGTACCACAACGACGCGCGCCGGTTGAACACGCGGCCCGACGCGGCCTGGAAAGTCGTGACCACGCTCTGGGAACGCGACCCGCTCGTGCTCGTCGCGCTCGCGCTCGCGTTCGTCATGTTCCTCGTTACACGCTTCACGGGTGCGCCGCGCGTCCATCAGGACGAGCGACAGCCGCGCGTCGGTGTCGTCGTCGCGGTACTCGCGCTGTGGGCCGTCCTCGTGTTCACGCTCCTCGTCTGGGAGCCGGCGCTGTTCCGCGCGCATGTCGCGCAACTCGTGCCCCCGCTCGCGTTGCTCGCCAGTCTCCGTCCCCCGCCATGGGCGGTGCTCGCAGTCGCAGCGGTGGTCGTCGCCCCGTTCTGGGCGATCGAGAACCGCTCGATCCTGTGGCCGCACGGCTACCGCGGGCACGACGCCGAGGTCGTCGCCCGCCTCCGTGAGCTGCCCGGCGACGCGCTGGTGATCAGTGACGATCCGGGCCTCGCGTGGCGCGCAGGGCATGGGCCACCGGGCGATTTCGCCGACCCGTCGTTCCAGCGGATCGAGCAGGGACGGATCACCGAGGGTTCGGTCGCGCGCGCGGCGGCTTCAGCCGAGGTCTGCGGCGTCGTCGTCTCGTCGCCGCAGCACTTCGGGCGCCTCGTTGGGCTGGGGTCCCGGTTGCGGCGGGAGGGGTACCGGCCCGAGCGGTTCGGCGACATCACCCTCTACACGCGCACCCGGTGCCGGGCGTGACGACGAGCCTGATGACGATACCCCTGCCGACGGGGAAGGTGCGACACGGCCGAGCCGGTCGAGCCAGCGCAGCGGTGGAACTGCGTCGATCACCTTGCTGAACGAC includes:
- the trpS gene encoding tryptophan--tRNA ligase codes for the protein MPRVFSGIQPTGEVHLGNYLGAVRHWVAALDDADSPDQALYCVVDLHAMTLPYDAATFAERTRRTVAFLVAAGLDPARCTLFVQSHVAAHTELTWILNCVATFGELRRMTQFKEKSARGSGASRESVSVGLFDYPVLMAADIVAYDTDRVPVGDDQRQHLELARDVAMRFNHRFGPTLVVPEPAIPSVGARIMDLQQPTAKMAKSADSPQGSLPLLDDPAALVRRIKSAVTDSGSDVRFDPVEKPGVSNLLQILAATSDREIPVVEAEYAGGGYGALKAAVADAVLELVRPLQARYAELERDAAEVDRIVAAGAARAEEMSAPVVARVRDAVGLLPPSRP
- the scpB gene encoding SMC-Scp complex subunit ScpB — protein: MSELEAKRAIEAVVLAATEPVEPRLLAQLVELSVVRVEALCDELAREYEESCRGFVLVRVAGGYRYQTHPDLAPYVERFVLDARHARLSAPALETLAIVAYKQPISRGQISAIRGVNVEATLHTLLQRGYVEEVGRDPGPGTAVLYGTTVSFLERLGLDSLADLPSLGDFVPDASVVEALERGLHLSEDPRLEDPLHEDRASDAATTD
- a CDS encoding site-2 protease family protein; this translates as MNTDFEQAVIFFACLIVAVILHEVSHGLVASWFGDDTAKRAGRLTLNPIPHIDPVGSIVMPAMGALIGVPVLAWAKPVPVNPNRMRDPRRDMVFVSLAGPITNFLLMAVAALAAKALYTTPVSFFNDLPLGIQILFSFALVNLFLGIFNLVPIPPLDGSALIERVLPETWLPGWYKFRPYGFLVLFILVFTTGFAGRILAPFADQLTRFVFA
- a CDS encoding ScpA family protein, whose amino-acid sequence is MPYEVHTPVYEGPFDLLLHLILREEVELWEVSLSAIVDSYLTELDIAMNGIGQDLRSGTEPALDLDVATEFLLIAATLVELKARRLLPGLEDVELDEELLRFEERDLLLARLLECKTFKDAAAAFEARIRRAERSVPRRAGPEEPYRFLEPDPLERVRPAALRAAALRVFTAVPPVIVDTEHIAPVRASVRDAVDTVLRLLPQSEPMSFRAVVAGVPSRLEFVVRFLAVLELYKQGVVELTQFTNFGELLVRRLRPSEIALDAASLDDWNDTPVEVRA
- a CDS encoding NUDIX hydrolase; the encoded protein is MFRVVARTTLCEAGFLTVERLRVAGPDDEEFDRHVVLHPGAVVVVPVDVDGSALLVRQYRAAAGRDLLEVPAGKRDVAGEPPDVTAARELEEEIGRRAGRLRLLCEFFNSPGFTDEYTYVFLATDLEACERAAVSAEEEAMTVELVALSDVEMLIASGELVDAKSIIGLLLARQALAGSVPERKTGSVPERPSE
- a CDS encoding CTP synthase gives rise to the protein MAKHIFVTGGVASSLGKGLTSSSLGRLLKARGLRVTMQKLDPYINVDPGTMNPFQHGEVFVTDDGGETDLDLGHYERFVDVPLSRRSNATTGSIYQDVLAKERRGDYLGHTVQVIPHITNEIKQRIRALAADDDVDVVITEIGGTVGDIEILPFLEAIRQFRKDVGRDNVFYVHVTLVPYIAPAGEQKTKLTQHSVTELRGRGIQPDAIVCRSDRPIPWELKQKISSLCDVPEEGIVSCVDAPTLYEIPLVLHDEGLDDYVCRVLQLTEHEPDLDDWRQLVARVEAARQPVRIGLVGKYVNLPDAYLSVVEALKHGGFDCGAQVEIDWIASDDTEGLLAEGRLGGLDAIVIPGGFGIRGIEGKIAAAGFAREQGIPFLGLCLGLHCAVIEFARDVCGLAGAHSSEFEPHTPYPVIDLMDEQRDVVDKGGTMRLGTYPAKLVPGSVVQKVYGEELVYERHRHRYEVNNRYRAKLEEAGMVCSGLSPDDRLVEFIELPDHPFFVATQAHPEFKSRPDRPHPLFAAFVRAALERAEGRFPRLPITIDTEVLEVGDPTAAV
- a CDS encoding TraR/DksA C4-type zinc finger protein is translated as MADTTHAVLRDQLQEERDRLRDQLQRLGRGSGAALDFDENFADSGQVTAERGEVEALAGQLDETLKEIEDALVKFDAGTYSECENCHQRISEARLEAMPAARFCINCVSQRR
- a CDS encoding glycosyltransferase family 39 protein; this encodes MTRRHWRIDALVLGLVALVLRLPALFATRSLVFDDGVFASSALAMRTGGQPFRDIFSSQGPVFLPLVWLADLLGFRTLDAPRLLTVASGVLLTIAVYSCARRVTSRGHALLAAGLVTTSGSVLWVTGPVNADGPSMALSVLAIALALRSLDHVDPGGKWNAVWVGLAGGAAASIKALSVPAVVIAGVVLLLWRRRVWDAALAAAVAIGVYLVTALPWGLSRVWDQSFTYHNDARRLNTRPDAAWKVVTTLWERDPLVLVALALAFVMFLVTRFTGAPRVHQDERQPRVGVVVAVLALWAVLVFTLLVWEPALFRAHVAQLVPPLALLASLRPPPWAVLAVAAVVVAPFWAIENRSILWPHGYRGHDAEVVARLRELPGDALVISDDPGLAWRAGHGPPGDFADPSFQRIEQGRITEGSVARAAASAEVCGVVVSSPQHFGRLVGLGSRLRREGYRPERFGDITLYTRTRCRA
- a CDS encoding glycosyltransferase family 39 protein, translated to MTATATPSAAVATRSALPTYLVAAEAVLAAVLMSYTLGRQSLWFDETATAALVHRSLWSAIRYAVANEPMTSLYLLVLRTWSLPFGESEVALRSFSVIFGVALVPAMYALTARLFTDRTALVAGLLTAVSATVVAEAQQARQYALVLLLVALATLCFVRAVEIGTQQSWLLYALVAAVAVYAQILVLFVVAGHALSLLALQKSDVRWRSVLVAAGGFTLAMIPLFAAILRRGGSGLDWIKPVTWARVQHTFEMFAGGTGYLLLAALVACAFAFRAALRTWAHSGRGIDAWRYTLLITWLFVPMIGILLVSFVRPLFVNRYMIGALPAFVILTAAGITAMRPRQLAAGYLVALVVLSAVVLVDWLGSDTTTAHTGVPREDWRGAVTYVLAHAGSGDAVVVQPRHLETAWEYYFRRHGSPRDAPVLALGGPFEDFADDQRVRSISERHDRVWLVMSHLNSKERRHVLANFGARYDHAARHRFTGRIDVLRHDARD
- a CDS encoding HD domain-containing protein, producing the protein MKLLHLSGRFVRALWPRPARAEDVEWVESVLTPAAYAQWRLQPAHDRRHTVRVAREVESQLAGTPYADDPRWVAAALLHDIGKLDARLGVYGRVVATVSGAAGGPGMADAWSERSGFTRRVGLYLRHPELGADRIRLLGGPEEAAQWAAGHHDPTTWDTLTIPEPVVVALAAADDD
- a CDS encoding site-specific tyrosine recombinase XerD, yielding MSTTTDADALADLLAEYDTWLRVERGLAPNSLAAYRRDLRRYAGYLRRRGQTDPGAVSEAMVAAYVEDLRNACDDDGHPRYAPSSIARAVAAVRSFHRFCVEEGLVLSDPSEEIGGPRVPQGIPKALSEPEVEALLAAVPGGDPRARRDRAILETLYAGGLRISELVGLDVGDLDLRDGIVRVLGKGSKERVVPLGRTARAALDDYLRHGRPELERRISTSRTKRAGDAVFLNARGGQLTRQGAWLIVRAAGDRAGLGDRLFPHVLRHSCATHMLDHGADIRVVQELLGHASLSTTQVYTRVSPERLRAVYDLAHPRAKR
- a CDS encoding pseudouridine synthase translates to MAQESEPERLQKLLARAGFGSRRACEELISAGRVTVDGELARLGARADPRRQRIELDGVAVVVRDDFVYYLLNKPVGVVTTATDPQGRTTVLDLVPTERRVFPVGRLDNDTTGLLVLTNDGELTQLLTHPSHGVLKTYLAEVEGVPAPGALGALRDGIELDDGMTAPATVRVVQRRATSAAVEVAIHEGRNRQVRRMFDAIGHPVIRLVRTRIGPVADRGLAPGEWRALKPSEVRALYEATTPRPATHKANGKSGKGGPG